A window of the Gossypium arboreum isolate Shixiya-1 chromosome 2, ASM2569848v2, whole genome shotgun sequence genome harbors these coding sequences:
- the LOC108467257 gene encoding uncharacterized protein LOC108467257 isoform X3 — MDMPKQVTVRDLVEEARKRIVIFAICVVGLSYLMSHYEMRRNAAVYNRKSASMSSLTPKQPPEHPKVVYPSDWRRKVNSPIVEDAIDHFTRHLISEWVTDLWYSRLTPDREGPEELVLIINGVLGELSDRMKNINLIDLLTRDLINLICTHLELFRVNKAKIEKQQSIPLTIEHQDAAIRCVMAAENKLHPALFSTEAEHKVLQHLMGGFISFTFKPEDLQCSFFRYVARELLACAVMRPVLNLVSPRFINERIESAIISMTKAKGVDAAEGASQYKSNGSSRIPSDHFSKFLDPSVTGVELVQLKTDQSRAAGGTTATDNLNRAHLMKDPLLSMDTRSSHSWSSVTLNSQTSAGKGIEQHRTGGEWGDMLDIISRRKTEVLAPENFENMWTKGRNYKKKEKRLIEQVPQHYSAGSPATVDHSKAISKTREKCPTKLNTSDRCAAQSTLTDQRKIEKLFLKEASNVSYYSSVASCQEDDERSLVDLEEVESESSDSFSSEEETGTVTGIGSPGTKVWDGKSNRNLAVSHIHHPLENPEGHMAKKAGRRHVQYRRLTRTPSSRKRSRLTCQKLPVWQEVDRSSFISGDGQDILNSPNGHEKADDSSNNSETEFFGRLHSGATASISSHNLTINSLQNSLVVDSFFKLRCEVLGANIVKSGSKTFAVYSISVTDVNNNNSWSIKRRFRHFEELHQRLKQFPEYKLHLPPKHFLSTGLDVHVIRERCKLLDGYLKNLLQFPTISGSIEVWDFLSVDSQTYVFSNSFSIIETLSVDLDSNPSEKSNKASSVLVPLVGPLSSKGEQLDTESKEYARQMKPNLAMDGLRNAKNMSYPPKVLTKEQGNSIEDSGSNSDTGMSKISFVRHTEKNVKGKANDGMEDASELVLDAVLHPTFPTEWVPPNLSVPILDLVDVIFQLQDGGWIRRKAFWVAKQILQLGMGDAFDDWLIEKIQMLRKGSVVASGIERLEKILWPDGIFITKHPRQQHPPSSSGPSKASPCSPLPPETCSSRLGDEQQQLEAERRAKFVYELMIDNAPAAIVGLVGRKEYEQSAKDLYFFIQSSVCLKLLAYDLLELLLLSAFPEMEYVFKQFHVEKHKFGEFKSN, encoded by the exons ATGGACATGCCAAAGCAGGTGACGGTTCGTGACTTGGTGGAGGAAGCCAGGAAGCGGATCGTGATTTTTGCTATCTGCGTCGTTGGATTGTCCTATCTCATGTCAC ATTATGAAATGCGGAGGAACGCTGCTGTATACAACAGAAAATCTGCATCAATGAGTTCATTGACTCCAAAACAACCACCAGAGCATCCTAAAGTTGTTTATCCTTCTGATTGGAGAAGGAAAGTGAATTCTCCTATTGTAGAGGACGCAATAGATCACTTCACAAGACATCTTATATCTGAGTGGGTGACAGATCTATGGTATTCTCGTTTAACACCTGATAGGGAAGGCCCAGAAGAACTGGTGCTGATCATAAATGGTGTTCTTGGGGAGCTTTCAGACCGCATGAAAAATATAAATCTCATCGATTTACTCACAAG GGACCTTATTAATCTCATTTGTACTCACTTGGAGCTTTTTCGTGTGAATAAAGCAAAAATTGAAAAGCAACAATCTATACCGCTGACTATTGAACATCAAGATGCTGCAATAAGATGTGTTATGGCTGCAGAGAACAAACTGCACCCAGCTTTATTCTCTACTGAAGCTGAGCACAAG GTGTTGCAACATTTGATGGGTGGTTTTATATCTTTCACATTCAAACCTGAAGATCTGCAATGTTCTTTCTTTCGGTATGTTGCCAGGGAACTTCTGGCTTGTGCAGTAATGCGACCAGTCTTAAACTTAGTGAGTCCAAG GTTTATAAATGAGAGAATTGAATCTGCTATTATATCTATGACCAAAGCTAAAGGAGTCGATGCTGCAGAAGGTGCATCTCAATACAAATCAAATGGCTCCTCAAGGATCCCTTCTGAtcatttttctaagtttctagaTCCTTCTGTAACTGGTGTTGAACTGGTACAATTAAAAACTGATCAGTCCAGAGCTGCTGGAGGCACCACTGCAACAGATAACCTAAACAGAGCACATCTAATGAAGGATCCACTGCTTTCCATGGATACTCGATCTTCCCATTCTTGGAGCTCTGTGACTTTGAACTCTCAAACTAGTGCTGGAAAAGGTATCGAGCAACATCGTACAGGAGGAGAATGGGGTGATATGTTAGATATCATTTCCCGTAGAAAGACTGAGGTACTTGCTCCAGAAAATTTTGAGAACATGTGGACAAAAGGGAGAAACTACAAAAAGAAGGAAAAACGATTGATTGAGCAAGTTCCTCAGCATTACTCTGCTGGGAGCCCTGCTACAGTGGATCATTCAAAAGCAATATCTAAGACAAGAGAGAAGTGTCCTACCAAGCTTAACACATCTGATAGGTGTGCAGCTCAATCTACATTAACTGATCAGCgcaaaatagaaaaattattcCTAAAAGAAGCTAGCAATGTATCGTACTACTCTTCAGTTGCATCTTGTCAGGAAGATGATGAACGCAGCCTTGTTGATTTGGAGGAGGTTGAATCAGAAAGCAGTGATTCTTTTTCTTCAGAAGAAGAAACAGGAACTGTAACGGGTATTGGTTCTCCAGGAACCAAAGTTTGGGATGGCAAGAGTAACAGAAATCTGGCAGTTTCGCATATTCATCATCCACTTGAAAATCCTGAAGGCCATATGGCAAAGAAGGCTGGTAGAAGGCATGTTCAGTATCGAAGATTAACCAGAACCCCATCCAGCAGAAAAAGATCGAGATTGACCTGTCAGAAGTTGCCTGTCTGGCAAGAGGTGGATAGGTCTAGCTTTATATCAGGGGATGGACAGGACATACTTAATTCACCGAATGGACATGAGAAAGCTGATGACTCCAGCAATAATTCTGAGACTGAATTCTTTGGTAGACTTCACAGTGGAGCTACTGCTTCTATCTCTAGTCATAATTTGACTATTAATTCCTTGCAAAACTCGTTGGTGGTAGATTCTTTCTTTAAATTGAGATGTGAG GTTTTGGGTGCAAATATTGTGAAGAGTGGCTCCAAAACATTTGCTGTTTATTCCATATCTGTTACAGATGTAAACAACAATAATAGCTGGTCAATAAAGAGAAG ATTCCGACATTTTGAGGAGTTGCATCAACGTCTTAAACAATTTCCAGAGTATAAACTTCACTTGCCTCCAAAGCATTTTCTCTCAACAGGTTTGGACGTTCATGTAATACGAGAACGGTGTAAATTGCTTGACGGATATTTAAAG AATCTCCTGCAGTTTCCTACTATTTCAGGATCAATTGAAGTTTGGGACTTCCTAAGTGTTGACTCCCAG ACATATGTATTCTCAAATTCTTTTTCTATCATTGAGACATTGTCAG TTGACCTTGACAGTAATCCATCTGAAAAGAGCAACAAGGCCTCAAGTGTTTTGGTGCCTCTGGTGGGTCCTTTATCTTCTAAGGGAGAACAGttagacactgaaagcaaggaaTATGCACGGCAGATGAAGCCAAATCTTGCAATGGATGGATTAAGAAATGCAAAAAATATGTCTTATCCTCCAAAAGTTCTCACTAAAGAACAGGGTAACTCCATTGAAGATTCAGGCAGTAATTCTGATACTGGAATGTCAAAGATTTCATTTGTAAGACACACAGAGAAGAATGTTAAAGGAAAAGCGAATGACGGAATGGAAGATGCTTCTGAGTTGGTTCTTGATGCTGTTTTGCACCCAACCTTTCCTACAGAG TGGGTGCCCCCAAATTTAAGTGTCCCCATTTTAGATTTGGTGGATGTCATTTTCCAGCTCCAAGATGGCGGGTGGATCAG GAGGAAGGCTTTTTGGGTGGCCAAACAAATCCTACAACTTGGAATGGGTGATGCTTTTGATGATTGGCTGATAGAAAAGATCCAGATGCTGCGCAAGGGCTCAGTTGTTGCTTCAGGAATCGAGCGTCTTGAGAAG ATACTTTGGCCTGATGGTatattcataaccaaacatcCAAGGCAACAACATCCGCCATCATCCAGTGGCCCTTCCAAGGCTTCACCTTGCAGTCCGCTACCTCCTGAAACATGTTCATCTAGATTGGGTGATGAGCAGCAACAACTAGAAGCAGAACGTCGTGCAAAATTCGTATATGAGCTAATGATTG ACAATGCACCAGCTGCTATTGTGGGTCTTGTTGGTCGCAAGGAGTATGAACAATCTGCTAAGGACCTCTATTTCTTCATTCAG TCTAGTGTTTGTTTGAAGCTGCTGGCATATGATCTTCTTGAGCTCTTGCTGTTGTCTGCATTTCCAGAGATGGAGTATGTATTCAAGCAGTTCCATGTAGAAAAACACAAGTTTGGTGAGTTTAAATCAAACTAA
- the LOC108467257 gene encoding uncharacterized protein LOC108467257 isoform X1, which translates to MDMPKQVTVRDLVEEARKRIVIFAICVVGLSYLMSLTSSSVLVNLPAAASLIILLRYISIDYEMRRNAAVYNRKSASMSSLTPKQPPEHPKVVYPSDWRRKVNSPIVEDAIDHFTRHLISEWVTDLWYSRLTPDREGPEELVLIINGVLGELSDRMKNINLIDLLTRDLINLICTHLELFRVNKAKIEKQQSIPLTIEHQDAAIRCVMAAENKLHPALFSTEAEHKVLQHLMGGFISFTFKPEDLQCSFFRYVARELLACAVMRPVLNLVSPRFINERIESAIISMTKAKGVDAAEGASQYKSNGSSRIPSDHFSKFLDPSVTGVELVQLKTDQSRAAGGTTATDNLNRAHLMKDPLLSMDTRSSHSWSSVTLNSQTSAGKGIEQHRTGGEWGDMLDIISRRKTEVLAPENFENMWTKGRNYKKKEKRLIEQVPQHYSAGSPATVDHSKAISKTREKCPTKLNTSDRCAAQSTLTDQRKIEKLFLKEASNVSYYSSVASCQEDDERSLVDLEEVESESSDSFSSEEETGTVTGIGSPGTKVWDGKSNRNLAVSHIHHPLENPEGHMAKKAGRRHVQYRRLTRTPSSRKRSRLTCQKLPVWQEVDRSSFISGDGQDILNSPNGHEKADDSSNNSETEFFGRLHSGATASISSHNLTINSLQNSLVVDSFFKLRCEVLGANIVKSGSKTFAVYSISVTDVNNNNSWSIKRRFRHFEELHQRLKQFPEYKLHLPPKHFLSTGLDVHVIRERCKLLDGYLKNLLQFPTISGSIEVWDFLSVDSQTYVFSNSFSIIETLSVDLDSNPSEKSNKASSVLVPLVGPLSSKGEQLDTESKEYARQMKPNLAMDGLRNAKNMSYPPKVLTKEQGNSIEDSGSNSDTGMSKISFVRHTEKNVKGKANDGMEDASELVLDAVLHPTFPTEWVPPNLSVPILDLVDVIFQLQDGGWIRRKAFWVAKQILQLGMGDAFDDWLIEKIQMLRKGSVVASGIERLEKILWPDGIFITKHPRQQHPPSSSGPSKASPCSPLPPETCSSRLGDEQQQLEAERRAKFVYELMIDNAPAAIVGLVGRKEYEQSAKDLYFFIQSSVCLKLLAYDLLELLLLSAFPEMEYVFKQFHVEKHKFGEFKSN; encoded by the exons ATGGACATGCCAAAGCAGGTGACGGTTCGTGACTTGGTGGAGGAAGCCAGGAAGCGGATCGTGATTTTTGCTATCTGCGTCGTTGGATTGTCCTATCTCATGTCAC TGACAAGTTCCTCAGTTTTGGTTAATCTTCCTGCTGCTGCCTCCTTAATCATTCTCCTACGATACATTTCAATAGATTATGAAATGCGGAGGAACGCTGCTGTATACAACAGAAAATCTGCATCAATGAGTTCATTGACTCCAAAACAACCACCAGAGCATCCTAAAGTTGTTTATCCTTCTGATTGGAGAAGGAAAGTGAATTCTCCTATTGTAGAGGACGCAATAGATCACTTCACAAGACATCTTATATCTGAGTGGGTGACAGATCTATGGTATTCTCGTTTAACACCTGATAGGGAAGGCCCAGAAGAACTGGTGCTGATCATAAATGGTGTTCTTGGGGAGCTTTCAGACCGCATGAAAAATATAAATCTCATCGATTTACTCACAAG GGACCTTATTAATCTCATTTGTACTCACTTGGAGCTTTTTCGTGTGAATAAAGCAAAAATTGAAAAGCAACAATCTATACCGCTGACTATTGAACATCAAGATGCTGCAATAAGATGTGTTATGGCTGCAGAGAACAAACTGCACCCAGCTTTATTCTCTACTGAAGCTGAGCACAAG GTGTTGCAACATTTGATGGGTGGTTTTATATCTTTCACATTCAAACCTGAAGATCTGCAATGTTCTTTCTTTCGGTATGTTGCCAGGGAACTTCTGGCTTGTGCAGTAATGCGACCAGTCTTAAACTTAGTGAGTCCAAG GTTTATAAATGAGAGAATTGAATCTGCTATTATATCTATGACCAAAGCTAAAGGAGTCGATGCTGCAGAAGGTGCATCTCAATACAAATCAAATGGCTCCTCAAGGATCCCTTCTGAtcatttttctaagtttctagaTCCTTCTGTAACTGGTGTTGAACTGGTACAATTAAAAACTGATCAGTCCAGAGCTGCTGGAGGCACCACTGCAACAGATAACCTAAACAGAGCACATCTAATGAAGGATCCACTGCTTTCCATGGATACTCGATCTTCCCATTCTTGGAGCTCTGTGACTTTGAACTCTCAAACTAGTGCTGGAAAAGGTATCGAGCAACATCGTACAGGAGGAGAATGGGGTGATATGTTAGATATCATTTCCCGTAGAAAGACTGAGGTACTTGCTCCAGAAAATTTTGAGAACATGTGGACAAAAGGGAGAAACTACAAAAAGAAGGAAAAACGATTGATTGAGCAAGTTCCTCAGCATTACTCTGCTGGGAGCCCTGCTACAGTGGATCATTCAAAAGCAATATCTAAGACAAGAGAGAAGTGTCCTACCAAGCTTAACACATCTGATAGGTGTGCAGCTCAATCTACATTAACTGATCAGCgcaaaatagaaaaattattcCTAAAAGAAGCTAGCAATGTATCGTACTACTCTTCAGTTGCATCTTGTCAGGAAGATGATGAACGCAGCCTTGTTGATTTGGAGGAGGTTGAATCAGAAAGCAGTGATTCTTTTTCTTCAGAAGAAGAAACAGGAACTGTAACGGGTATTGGTTCTCCAGGAACCAAAGTTTGGGATGGCAAGAGTAACAGAAATCTGGCAGTTTCGCATATTCATCATCCACTTGAAAATCCTGAAGGCCATATGGCAAAGAAGGCTGGTAGAAGGCATGTTCAGTATCGAAGATTAACCAGAACCCCATCCAGCAGAAAAAGATCGAGATTGACCTGTCAGAAGTTGCCTGTCTGGCAAGAGGTGGATAGGTCTAGCTTTATATCAGGGGATGGACAGGACATACTTAATTCACCGAATGGACATGAGAAAGCTGATGACTCCAGCAATAATTCTGAGACTGAATTCTTTGGTAGACTTCACAGTGGAGCTACTGCTTCTATCTCTAGTCATAATTTGACTATTAATTCCTTGCAAAACTCGTTGGTGGTAGATTCTTTCTTTAAATTGAGATGTGAG GTTTTGGGTGCAAATATTGTGAAGAGTGGCTCCAAAACATTTGCTGTTTATTCCATATCTGTTACAGATGTAAACAACAATAATAGCTGGTCAATAAAGAGAAG ATTCCGACATTTTGAGGAGTTGCATCAACGTCTTAAACAATTTCCAGAGTATAAACTTCACTTGCCTCCAAAGCATTTTCTCTCAACAGGTTTGGACGTTCATGTAATACGAGAACGGTGTAAATTGCTTGACGGATATTTAAAG AATCTCCTGCAGTTTCCTACTATTTCAGGATCAATTGAAGTTTGGGACTTCCTAAGTGTTGACTCCCAG ACATATGTATTCTCAAATTCTTTTTCTATCATTGAGACATTGTCAG TTGACCTTGACAGTAATCCATCTGAAAAGAGCAACAAGGCCTCAAGTGTTTTGGTGCCTCTGGTGGGTCCTTTATCTTCTAAGGGAGAACAGttagacactgaaagcaaggaaTATGCACGGCAGATGAAGCCAAATCTTGCAATGGATGGATTAAGAAATGCAAAAAATATGTCTTATCCTCCAAAAGTTCTCACTAAAGAACAGGGTAACTCCATTGAAGATTCAGGCAGTAATTCTGATACTGGAATGTCAAAGATTTCATTTGTAAGACACACAGAGAAGAATGTTAAAGGAAAAGCGAATGACGGAATGGAAGATGCTTCTGAGTTGGTTCTTGATGCTGTTTTGCACCCAACCTTTCCTACAGAG TGGGTGCCCCCAAATTTAAGTGTCCCCATTTTAGATTTGGTGGATGTCATTTTCCAGCTCCAAGATGGCGGGTGGATCAG GAGGAAGGCTTTTTGGGTGGCCAAACAAATCCTACAACTTGGAATGGGTGATGCTTTTGATGATTGGCTGATAGAAAAGATCCAGATGCTGCGCAAGGGCTCAGTTGTTGCTTCAGGAATCGAGCGTCTTGAGAAG ATACTTTGGCCTGATGGTatattcataaccaaacatcCAAGGCAACAACATCCGCCATCATCCAGTGGCCCTTCCAAGGCTTCACCTTGCAGTCCGCTACCTCCTGAAACATGTTCATCTAGATTGGGTGATGAGCAGCAACAACTAGAAGCAGAACGTCGTGCAAAATTCGTATATGAGCTAATGATTG ACAATGCACCAGCTGCTATTGTGGGTCTTGTTGGTCGCAAGGAGTATGAACAATCTGCTAAGGACCTCTATTTCTTCATTCAG TCTAGTGTTTGTTTGAAGCTGCTGGCATATGATCTTCTTGAGCTCTTGCTGTTGTCTGCATTTCCAGAGATGGAGTATGTATTCAAGCAGTTCCATGTAGAAAAACACAAGTTTGGTGAGTTTAAATCAAACTAA
- the LOC108467257 gene encoding uncharacterized protein LOC108467257 isoform X2: protein MDMPKQVTVRDLVEEARKRIVIFAICVVGLSYLMSLTSSSVLVNLPAAASLIILLRYISIDYEMRRNAAVYNRKSASMSSLTPKQPPEHPKVVYPSDWRRKVNSPIVEDAIDHFTRHLISEWVTDLWYSRLTPDREGPEELVLIINGVLGELSDRMKNINLIDLLTRDLINLICTHLELFRVNKAKIEKQQSIPLTIEHQDAAIRCVMAAENKLHPALFSTEAEHKVLQHLMGGFISFTFKPEDLQCSFFRYVARELLACAVMRPVLNLVSPRFINERIESAIISMTKAKGVDAAEGASQYKSNGSSRIPSDHFSKFLDPSVTGVELVQLKTDQSRAAGGTTATDNLNRAHLMKDPLLSMDTRSSHSWSSVTLNSQTSAGKGIEQHRTGGEWGDMLDIISRRKTEVLAPENFENMWTKGRNYKKKEKRLIEQVPQHYSAGSPATVDHSKAISKTREKCPTKLNTSDRCAAQSTLTDQRKIEKLFLKEASNVSYYSSVASCQEDDERSLVDLEEVESESSDSFSSEEETGTVTGIGSPGTKVWDGKSNRNLAVSHIHHPLENPEGHMAKKAGRRHVQYRRLTRTPSSRKRSRLTCQKLPVWQEVDRSSFISGDGQDILNSPNGHEKADDSSNNSETEFFGRLHSGATASISSHNLTINSLQNSLVVDSFFKLRCEVLGANIVKSGSKTFAVYSISVTDVNNNNSWSIKRRFRHFEELHQRLKQFPEYKLHLPPKHFLSTGLDVHVIRERCKLLDGYLKNLLQFPTISGSIEVWDFLSVDSQTYVFSNSFSIIETLSVDLDSNPSEKSNKASSVLVPLVGPLSSKGEQLDTESKEYARQMKPNLAMDGLRNAKNMSYPPKVLTKEQGNSIEDSGSNSDTGMSKISFVRHTEKNVKGKANDGMEDASELVLDAVLHPTFPTEWVPPNLSVPILDLVDVIFQLQDGGWIRRKAFWVAKQILQLGMGDAFDDWLIEKIQMLRKGSVVASGIERLEKILWPDGIFITKHPRQQHPPSSSGPSKASPCSPLPPETCSSRLGDEQQQLEAERRAKFVYELMIDNAPAAIVGLVGRKEYEQSAKDLYFFIQLLAYDLLELLLLSAFPEMEYVFKQFHVEKHKFGEFKSN from the exons ATGGACATGCCAAAGCAGGTGACGGTTCGTGACTTGGTGGAGGAAGCCAGGAAGCGGATCGTGATTTTTGCTATCTGCGTCGTTGGATTGTCCTATCTCATGTCAC TGACAAGTTCCTCAGTTTTGGTTAATCTTCCTGCTGCTGCCTCCTTAATCATTCTCCTACGATACATTTCAATAGATTATGAAATGCGGAGGAACGCTGCTGTATACAACAGAAAATCTGCATCAATGAGTTCATTGACTCCAAAACAACCACCAGAGCATCCTAAAGTTGTTTATCCTTCTGATTGGAGAAGGAAAGTGAATTCTCCTATTGTAGAGGACGCAATAGATCACTTCACAAGACATCTTATATCTGAGTGGGTGACAGATCTATGGTATTCTCGTTTAACACCTGATAGGGAAGGCCCAGAAGAACTGGTGCTGATCATAAATGGTGTTCTTGGGGAGCTTTCAGACCGCATGAAAAATATAAATCTCATCGATTTACTCACAAG GGACCTTATTAATCTCATTTGTACTCACTTGGAGCTTTTTCGTGTGAATAAAGCAAAAATTGAAAAGCAACAATCTATACCGCTGACTATTGAACATCAAGATGCTGCAATAAGATGTGTTATGGCTGCAGAGAACAAACTGCACCCAGCTTTATTCTCTACTGAAGCTGAGCACAAG GTGTTGCAACATTTGATGGGTGGTTTTATATCTTTCACATTCAAACCTGAAGATCTGCAATGTTCTTTCTTTCGGTATGTTGCCAGGGAACTTCTGGCTTGTGCAGTAATGCGACCAGTCTTAAACTTAGTGAGTCCAAG GTTTATAAATGAGAGAATTGAATCTGCTATTATATCTATGACCAAAGCTAAAGGAGTCGATGCTGCAGAAGGTGCATCTCAATACAAATCAAATGGCTCCTCAAGGATCCCTTCTGAtcatttttctaagtttctagaTCCTTCTGTAACTGGTGTTGAACTGGTACAATTAAAAACTGATCAGTCCAGAGCTGCTGGAGGCACCACTGCAACAGATAACCTAAACAGAGCACATCTAATGAAGGATCCACTGCTTTCCATGGATACTCGATCTTCCCATTCTTGGAGCTCTGTGACTTTGAACTCTCAAACTAGTGCTGGAAAAGGTATCGAGCAACATCGTACAGGAGGAGAATGGGGTGATATGTTAGATATCATTTCCCGTAGAAAGACTGAGGTACTTGCTCCAGAAAATTTTGAGAACATGTGGACAAAAGGGAGAAACTACAAAAAGAAGGAAAAACGATTGATTGAGCAAGTTCCTCAGCATTACTCTGCTGGGAGCCCTGCTACAGTGGATCATTCAAAAGCAATATCTAAGACAAGAGAGAAGTGTCCTACCAAGCTTAACACATCTGATAGGTGTGCAGCTCAATCTACATTAACTGATCAGCgcaaaatagaaaaattattcCTAAAAGAAGCTAGCAATGTATCGTACTACTCTTCAGTTGCATCTTGTCAGGAAGATGATGAACGCAGCCTTGTTGATTTGGAGGAGGTTGAATCAGAAAGCAGTGATTCTTTTTCTTCAGAAGAAGAAACAGGAACTGTAACGGGTATTGGTTCTCCAGGAACCAAAGTTTGGGATGGCAAGAGTAACAGAAATCTGGCAGTTTCGCATATTCATCATCCACTTGAAAATCCTGAAGGCCATATGGCAAAGAAGGCTGGTAGAAGGCATGTTCAGTATCGAAGATTAACCAGAACCCCATCCAGCAGAAAAAGATCGAGATTGACCTGTCAGAAGTTGCCTGTCTGGCAAGAGGTGGATAGGTCTAGCTTTATATCAGGGGATGGACAGGACATACTTAATTCACCGAATGGACATGAGAAAGCTGATGACTCCAGCAATAATTCTGAGACTGAATTCTTTGGTAGACTTCACAGTGGAGCTACTGCTTCTATCTCTAGTCATAATTTGACTATTAATTCCTTGCAAAACTCGTTGGTGGTAGATTCTTTCTTTAAATTGAGATGTGAG GTTTTGGGTGCAAATATTGTGAAGAGTGGCTCCAAAACATTTGCTGTTTATTCCATATCTGTTACAGATGTAAACAACAATAATAGCTGGTCAATAAAGAGAAG ATTCCGACATTTTGAGGAGTTGCATCAACGTCTTAAACAATTTCCAGAGTATAAACTTCACTTGCCTCCAAAGCATTTTCTCTCAACAGGTTTGGACGTTCATGTAATACGAGAACGGTGTAAATTGCTTGACGGATATTTAAAG AATCTCCTGCAGTTTCCTACTATTTCAGGATCAATTGAAGTTTGGGACTTCCTAAGTGTTGACTCCCAG ACATATGTATTCTCAAATTCTTTTTCTATCATTGAGACATTGTCAG TTGACCTTGACAGTAATCCATCTGAAAAGAGCAACAAGGCCTCAAGTGTTTTGGTGCCTCTGGTGGGTCCTTTATCTTCTAAGGGAGAACAGttagacactgaaagcaaggaaTATGCACGGCAGATGAAGCCAAATCTTGCAATGGATGGATTAAGAAATGCAAAAAATATGTCTTATCCTCCAAAAGTTCTCACTAAAGAACAGGGTAACTCCATTGAAGATTCAGGCAGTAATTCTGATACTGGAATGTCAAAGATTTCATTTGTAAGACACACAGAGAAGAATGTTAAAGGAAAAGCGAATGACGGAATGGAAGATGCTTCTGAGTTGGTTCTTGATGCTGTTTTGCACCCAACCTTTCCTACAGAG TGGGTGCCCCCAAATTTAAGTGTCCCCATTTTAGATTTGGTGGATGTCATTTTCCAGCTCCAAGATGGCGGGTGGATCAG GAGGAAGGCTTTTTGGGTGGCCAAACAAATCCTACAACTTGGAATGGGTGATGCTTTTGATGATTGGCTGATAGAAAAGATCCAGATGCTGCGCAAGGGCTCAGTTGTTGCTTCAGGAATCGAGCGTCTTGAGAAG ATACTTTGGCCTGATGGTatattcataaccaaacatcCAAGGCAACAACATCCGCCATCATCCAGTGGCCCTTCCAAGGCTTCACCTTGCAGTCCGCTACCTCCTGAAACATGTTCATCTAGATTGGGTGATGAGCAGCAACAACTAGAAGCAGAACGTCGTGCAAAATTCGTATATGAGCTAATGATTG ACAATGCACCAGCTGCTATTGTGGGTCTTGTTGGTCGCAAGGAGTATGAACAATCTGCTAAGGACCTCTATTTCTTCATTCAG CTGCTGGCATATGATCTTCTTGAGCTCTTGCTGTTGTCTGCATTTCCAGAGATGGAGTATGTATTCAAGCAGTTCCATGTAGAAAAACACAAGTTTGGTGAGTTTAAATCAAACTAA